One Prosthecobacter dejongeii genomic window carries:
- a CDS encoding sulfatase-like hydrolase/transferase, with protein sequence MKSLLFFCLLLLCGLASAAPPNVLFLFADDMRSDSLGALGDPVVKTPNLDGLVQRGFIFTNAYNLGGNSPAVCMPSRNMMMSGRAYTRWKDYLPVGAPEARRGKMSPGDGPNFPLSMKDAGYETWHFGKKGNSANLIQAKFDHVHYLEQDHMDRQHGEPGREIIDGAIQFVSQRSDTKPFFMYLGFSNPHDPRVAAQSYRDLYVEAQMPLPRNYLPVHPFDNGEMMVRDEMISPWPRSQIEIRRTWRDYYATITGLDAQIGRLMKVLQERGLMENTLILFSADQGIAIGSHGLLGKQNLYDHSAKAPLVVAGPGIPKGKSAALVHLLDIYPTVCDLVGANQPAGIDGISFKPVILGKNKTMREALLLTYMDKQRGLRDVRYKLIRYPQTGVTQLFDLESDPLEMQDLSLQPELQERKQTMLKKMAELQAKLGDDLPLEVAHPRSPSWKIPTPDEIKILSSKWKMEASHGHRAGGPPPFPVQKH encoded by the coding sequence GTGAAATCACTGCTATTCTTCTGCCTGCTCCTCCTTTGTGGCTTGGCATCTGCTGCACCGCCGAATGTTCTGTTTTTGTTTGCCGATGATATGCGCTCAGATTCCCTGGGAGCCCTGGGCGATCCTGTGGTGAAGACACCGAACTTAGATGGCTTGGTCCAGCGTGGATTCATCTTCACCAATGCTTACAATTTGGGAGGCAATTCGCCGGCGGTCTGTATGCCCAGCCGGAACATGATGATGAGTGGTCGTGCTTACACACGCTGGAAAGACTATCTGCCAGTTGGTGCGCCAGAAGCGCGTCGGGGTAAAATGAGTCCTGGAGACGGACCCAATTTTCCTTTGTCCATGAAGGACGCAGGTTACGAAACTTGGCACTTCGGAAAAAAGGGGAATTCGGCGAACCTCATCCAGGCGAAGTTTGATCACGTGCATTACCTGGAGCAAGATCACATGGATCGTCAGCATGGAGAACCAGGCCGTGAGATCATTGATGGGGCCATTCAATTTGTCAGTCAGCGCTCAGATACGAAACCTTTCTTTATGTATTTGGGGTTCAGCAATCCGCATGATCCCCGAGTCGCAGCGCAGTCTTATCGAGATCTCTATGTGGAGGCGCAAATGCCTTTGCCAAGAAACTACTTGCCAGTTCACCCCTTTGATAATGGCGAGATGATGGTGAGAGATGAAATGATCTCTCCTTGGCCACGCTCGCAGATAGAGATTCGCCGCACTTGGCGAGATTATTATGCGACGATCACTGGGCTGGACGCACAGATTGGCCGCTTAATGAAAGTTTTGCAGGAGCGTGGTTTGATGGAGAACACTCTCATTCTTTTTTCAGCGGATCAGGGGATCGCTATTGGCAGCCATGGTTTGTTAGGCAAGCAGAACCTCTATGACCACAGTGCCAAGGCCCCATTGGTCGTAGCTGGGCCCGGTATTCCAAAGGGGAAGAGCGCTGCATTGGTTCACCTGCTGGATATTTATCCCACGGTGTGTGATTTAGTCGGAGCAAATCAGCCAGCGGGGATAGATGGAATCTCCTTCAAGCCGGTGATTCTTGGAAAAAATAAAACCATGCGTGAGGCACTGCTGTTGACCTACATGGACAAACAACGCGGTCTGCGGGATGTGCGTTATAAGTTAATTCGTTATCCTCAGACAGGTGTCACGCAGCTCTTTGACTTGGAAAGTGATCCCCTAGAAATGCAGGATCTTTCGCTCCAGCCAGAGCTTCAGGAACGCAAACAAACCATGCTGAAAAAAATGGCCGAGTTGCAGGCGAAATTAGGTGATGATTTACCTCTTGAAGTTGCTCACCCACGATCTCCATCGTGGAAGATCCCGACTCCTGATGAGATCAAGATCCTGTCGTCGAAATGGAAAATGGAAGCTTCCCACGGGCATCGTGCTGGAGGGCCTCCCCCATTCCCAGTCCAGAAACACTGA
- a CDS encoding sulfatase, whose amino-acid sequence MKFLLVLISLLAGGVAQAAEKVRPNIVFILADDLGGKDLGCYGSTFHQTPHLDALAKRGMLFTQAYSASPLCSPTRSSILTGMAPARTGITAPAGHVPQVILEKGLMKGGAQMRVLGAESVTRMRTEYVTLAELLKQAGYRTGHFGKWHLGPAPYSPLEQGFDVDLPHTPGPGPGGGNGYFAPWAFWKNEGSPGDHIEDRMAEEAVKFMRENKDRPFFLNYWAFSVHSPWMAKADYITEAALHANPNSGQRNPMYAGMIRSLDEAVGRLTKTLDELNLSEKTLVVFTSDNGAWHNVPKEAMGKNSSYSNVPVTSNAPFRSGKASNYEGGTRVPLLIAWPGHVEPGSQSAEVVQSVDFFPTLVELCHLKSPEGQPLDGVSIASAMKGGKVERESIFCHFPHGGRSDIEGFLPSTWVRRGDWKLIRFFAASEDGSDRLELYNLAEDVGETKNLAAEMPELVSDLNRLISDYLKRTEAVVPQLNPAYQRKSEPFAKGRVFAGWKSSEHAKLELTPEGALIIDCTGGDPWLATTLVPQGKHDSMTVKIRWRCTAKGQPLIYYTTIQGQPFHKERTVPLLGKPDGEWHEQSVQLPVKSLHSLRLDPAQGKGRVEISNLSLMGGDGKVLQVWLPYKKP is encoded by the coding sequence ATGAAGTTTCTTCTTGTTCTCATCTCCTTGTTGGCCGGTGGTGTCGCTCAGGCCGCAGAGAAGGTCCGGCCTAACATTGTATTCATTCTCGCTGATGATTTAGGGGGTAAGGACCTCGGCTGTTATGGCAGCACCTTTCATCAAACTCCTCACCTGGATGCATTGGCGAAACGAGGCATGCTTTTTACCCAAGCCTACTCGGCGAGCCCCTTGTGCTCCCCCACTCGCAGCAGCATCCTCACAGGCATGGCACCTGCCCGCACGGGGATTACAGCGCCAGCTGGTCATGTGCCGCAGGTGATTTTAGAAAAGGGGCTGATGAAGGGCGGGGCCCAAATGAGGGTCTTGGGCGCGGAATCCGTGACACGCATGCGGACGGAGTATGTGACCCTTGCAGAGCTCTTGAAGCAGGCAGGTTATCGCACGGGACATTTTGGCAAGTGGCATCTTGGACCCGCTCCTTATTCGCCTCTGGAGCAGGGTTTTGACGTGGATCTGCCTCATACACCTGGACCAGGGCCAGGGGGGGGCAATGGCTACTTTGCTCCCTGGGCCTTCTGGAAGAATGAAGGTAGTCCTGGGGACCACATCGAAGACCGCATGGCCGAAGAGGCCGTGAAATTCATGCGTGAGAACAAGGATCGCCCATTCTTTCTCAACTACTGGGCGTTCAGCGTGCACTCTCCCTGGATGGCCAAAGCAGACTACATCACAGAAGCTGCGCTACATGCCAACCCAAACAGCGGTCAGCGTAATCCCATGTATGCTGGTATGATTCGCAGTCTGGATGAGGCCGTAGGGCGCCTAACAAAAACTTTGGATGAGCTGAACTTGAGTGAAAAAACGCTCGTGGTTTTCACCAGCGACAATGGCGCGTGGCACAATGTGCCGAAAGAAGCGATGGGTAAAAACAGCAGTTATTCCAATGTGCCTGTGACTAGCAATGCCCCTTTCCGAAGCGGTAAAGCGAGTAATTATGAAGGCGGCACACGGGTGCCTTTACTCATTGCCTGGCCTGGCCATGTGGAGCCAGGCAGTCAGAGTGCTGAGGTGGTGCAAAGTGTGGATTTTTTCCCCACCTTGGTGGAGCTATGCCACTTAAAGTCCCCGGAAGGGCAGCCTCTAGATGGTGTGAGTATCGCGTCCGCAATGAAGGGCGGAAAGGTGGAGCGTGAATCCATTTTCTGTCATTTTCCCCATGGTGGTAGATCGGATATTGAGGGTTTTCTACCGAGCACCTGGGTTCGACGTGGAGACTGGAAGCTGATACGTTTTTTTGCGGCGTCTGAGGATGGGAGTGATCGACTGGAGCTTTATAATCTGGCAGAGGATGTGGGGGAAACTAAAAATCTAGCGGCAGAAATGCCCGAGTTGGTTTCAGACCTCAATAGACTGATCAGCGATTATTTGAAGCGCACGGAAGCCGTGGTGCCGCAGCTTAATCCAGCCTACCAGCGTAAGAGTGAACCTTTTGCGAAAGGGCGTGTGTTCGCCGGCTGGAAATCGAGCGAGCATGCGAAGCTGGAGCTCACGCCCGAGGGCGCGCTGATCATCGACTGCACAGGAGGAGATCCCTGGTTGGCGACCACACTCGTGCCTCAAGGTAAGCATGATTCCATGACGGTGAAGATCCGGTGGCGGTGCACGGCCAAAGGGCAGCCTTTGATTTATTACACCACTATTCAAGGGCAGCCTTTCCACAAAGAGCGCACAGTGCCTTTGCTAGGGAAACCTGACGGTGAATGGCATGAGCAGTCTGTTCAGCTACCGGTGAAGAGTCTCCATTCTCTGCGGCTCGATCCCGCTCAGGGAAAGGGCAGGGTAGAGATTTCCAATCTTTCTCTAATGGGGGGCGATGGCAAGGTGTTGCAAGTATGGCTGCCGTACAAGAAGCCATGA
- a CDS encoding DUF1549 domain-containing protein, translated as MKKSLCILFLSAVPAWAAIDFAHQIVPVLRKHCAECHMGDKKKGGFSMNDRGSLMTGGEKGLVVNAKVPHESMLLDVVTTEDKELRMPPKGPGLTKDEITLLKQWVAEGLPWEAGFAFKKPAYEPPLKPRQVNLPSAMDGRENPVDRLVDAYFVERKLARPKMLEDGAFMRRAYLDLIGLLPMPEELADFQADKTAGKRERLVQSLLARDVDYAEHWLTFWNDLLRNDYGGTGFITGGRKQISKWLYESLVNNKRFDQFTRELIAPPTDDSRGFIDGIKWRGEVSAGQTVEIQFAQSVGQSFLGINLKCASCHDSFVDRWKLDEAYGLAAIYAEKPLDIHRCDKPVGRQAKAGWLFPEIGNVEASAPRAERLQQLAALMTHPENGRFTRTIVNRLWHRLMGRGIVHPLDAMDTPPWNADLLDFLATHLQKNEYDLKQTLQLIATSQIYQSRGDVMTGEAEDAAYVFKGVRSKRLTAEQFLDAVWRLTGAAPSKMDASVFRGKPDPALAQQIQLQGKWIWGDSALPGNIPPAGEKILLRKILKLDQAVAAGSAIMTCDNGFSLYINGRKVTGSENWEQIVAVPLADKLVVGPNTLVVIATNAGKGPNPAGLYFEARLKLADGKEISVTTDDTWEWNATIPEGKEGRLGAVAAKSWKPVVVVKTLGAWKQRLDSQGPALLAQGGKNGHLMVRASLLKSDFLMRSLGRPNRDQIVSMRPNEITTLEALDLSNGEALTTTLARGAETLAARDWKTPEALVNWIYESVLSRDPTSTELQAALEAIGEKPTVIPIQDLLWAVVMQPEFLFVR; from the coding sequence ATGAAAAAGTCGCTCTGCATTCTCTTCCTGTCGGCTGTCCCTGCTTGGGCAGCGATTGACTTTGCGCATCAGATTGTGCCCGTTTTGCGCAAGCACTGCGCTGAGTGTCACATGGGAGATAAAAAGAAAGGGGGCTTTTCCATGAATGATCGTGGTTCCCTGATGACGGGTGGGGAAAAAGGTCTGGTGGTGAATGCCAAAGTGCCGCATGAGAGCATGTTGTTAGACGTGGTAACCACTGAGGATAAAGAGCTGCGCATGCCGCCGAAGGGGCCGGGGCTAACCAAAGATGAAATCACCTTGCTGAAGCAGTGGGTGGCGGAAGGACTTCCCTGGGAAGCGGGTTTTGCCTTTAAAAAGCCAGCTTATGAGCCGCCTTTGAAACCACGCCAGGTGAACTTACCTTCTGCCATGGATGGGCGTGAAAATCCAGTGGATCGCCTGGTGGATGCCTACTTTGTAGAGCGGAAATTGGCTCGTCCAAAGATGTTAGAAGACGGCGCTTTCATGAGGCGCGCCTATCTGGATCTTATCGGCCTGTTGCCGATGCCGGAAGAATTGGCGGATTTTCAGGCGGACAAAACAGCGGGTAAGAGGGAACGTCTGGTGCAATCTTTGTTGGCCCGGGATGTGGACTATGCCGAACACTGGCTGACCTTTTGGAACGACCTGCTACGCAATGATTACGGCGGTACCGGATTCATCACCGGGGGCCGAAAGCAGATCAGCAAATGGCTGTATGAATCTTTGGTGAATAACAAAAGGTTTGACCAATTCACGCGTGAGCTCATCGCACCACCCACCGATGATAGCCGGGGTTTCATTGATGGCATCAAATGGCGTGGCGAGGTGAGTGCGGGGCAAACGGTGGAGATCCAGTTTGCACAGAGCGTGGGCCAGTCATTCTTGGGGATCAACCTGAAGTGCGCTTCCTGCCACGACAGCTTTGTGGACCGTTGGAAATTAGATGAAGCCTATGGACTGGCCGCGATCTATGCCGAGAAACCTCTGGACATTCATCGCTGTGACAAGCCCGTGGGACGTCAGGCGAAAGCAGGTTGGTTGTTTCCAGAGATCGGAAATGTAGAAGCCTCTGCGCCCAGGGCAGAACGTTTACAGCAATTGGCCGCCCTGATGACCCATCCTGAAAACGGGCGGTTCACTCGCACCATCGTGAATCGTCTTTGGCATCGTCTGATGGGGCGTGGCATCGTGCATCCTTTGGATGCCATGGACACACCTCCATGGAATGCGGATCTGCTGGACTTCTTAGCGACTCATTTGCAGAAAAATGAATATGATCTAAAGCAGACTCTGCAACTCATCGCCACTTCTCAGATTTATCAGTCCCGGGGAGATGTGATGACTGGCGAAGCCGAAGATGCAGCTTACGTCTTCAAAGGTGTGCGGTCCAAGCGACTAACGGCGGAGCAGTTTCTCGATGCAGTCTGGAGATTGACCGGAGCAGCACCCTCGAAAATGGATGCTTCCGTGTTCCGTGGGAAGCCTGATCCCGCGCTGGCCCAGCAGATTCAACTTCAAGGTAAATGGATTTGGGGAGACTCGGCGCTGCCTGGAAATATCCCACCCGCAGGAGAGAAGATCCTTTTGCGGAAGATTCTGAAACTGGATCAAGCCGTGGCTGCAGGATCTGCTATCATGACCTGTGACAATGGTTTTTCTCTCTACATCAACGGGCGCAAAGTGACAGGAAGCGAAAACTGGGAGCAGATTGTCGCTGTTCCATTGGCTGACAAACTTGTGGTTGGGCCAAATACCCTCGTGGTCATTGCCACCAATGCTGGCAAAGGACCCAATCCTGCCGGGTTGTATTTTGAGGCTCGGCTTAAGTTGGCGGATGGAAAAGAGATCTCTGTGACTACCGACGACACCTGGGAGTGGAATGCTACCATTCCGGAAGGCAAAGAAGGCCGACTGGGAGCCGTGGCGGCCAAGAGCTGGAAACCTGTGGTGGTGGTGAAAACTCTCGGGGCCTGGAAGCAACGGCTGGATTCACAGGGCCCGGCCCTGCTGGCTCAAGGTGGAAAAAATGGTCACCTCATGGTGCGGGCAAGTTTGCTGAAAAGCGATTTTCTGATGCGCTCTCTCGGGCGACCCAATCGGGATCAAATCGTCTCCATGCGTCCAAACGAGATTACCACATTGGAAGCGTTGGATCTATCCAATGGTGAGGCCTTGACGACCACGCTCGCACGTGGTGCTGAGACCCTGGCTGCACGTGACTGGAAAACTCCTGAGGCGCTTGTGAACTGGATTTATGAGTCAGTTCTTTCCCGAGATCCGACCAGCACGGAATTGCAAGCTGCCTTGGAAGCCATCGGCGAAAAGCCGACGGTGATTCCGATCCAAGATTTGTTATGGGCTGTGGTCATGCAGCCTGAGTTTCTGTTTGTTCGTTAA
- a CDS encoding NAD(P)H-hydrate dehydratase: protein MLVTCRQMQEMEEGAFAQGVQASDLMEVAGIGIAQVIRHFFLTPGTLILYLGSGNNAGDALVAGRELQKQGWTLLARLSGEPGNMKALPLKHWNELKGMERLHHPPLLNLQAPVVLLDGLLGIGSQGPLRPSLSALAQEMNQLRISHRAVTVAMDIPSGLDGDTGQPHPDCVVADITATVAACKKGLVADAATHHVGRLALVPLPQLAPFMPKEAIQENLLTPEFLRPHLPRRNFDFHKGQAGRVGILAGSRGYYGAAELACRAALRAGAGLVTLIVKEDAYDILACRVPPEVMVKSVQDYREVLNMRFDAIGIGPGLGFTDEAEYIEMIRQTSVRCVVDADALTALARQEHETLDDCVASHLFTPHPGEMARLLPNCANFTRREQAASWTTDHLGHTLLLKGARTVIATHGLDTLYNTTGHPGMAIGGMGDVLTGVSAALIGQGIRTHFAAGLAAWLCGRAAEIHARAQAAESTLPTDVIRHLGQAWAEL from the coding sequence ATGCTGGTGACATGCCGCCAGATGCAGGAGATGGAAGAAGGTGCGTTTGCCCAGGGCGTGCAGGCATCCGATCTTATGGAGGTGGCGGGCATAGGCATCGCCCAGGTCATCCGCCATTTTTTTCTCACCCCCGGCACGCTCATTCTCTACCTGGGAAGCGGCAACAATGCCGGCGATGCCCTGGTGGCTGGACGCGAACTCCAAAAACAGGGATGGACATTGCTGGCCCGTCTTAGCGGCGAGCCGGGTAACATGAAAGCCCTGCCGCTGAAACATTGGAACGAGTTAAAGGGCATGGAAAGGCTCCATCATCCGCCTCTTTTAAATCTCCAAGCTCCCGTAGTCTTGCTGGATGGATTGCTAGGCATCGGCAGCCAGGGGCCCTTGCGCCCCAGTCTTTCTGCGCTTGCACAGGAGATGAACCAGCTACGGATCAGCCACCGGGCCGTCACCGTCGCCATGGACATTCCTTCGGGTCTAGATGGTGATACAGGCCAGCCCCACCCAGACTGTGTGGTGGCGGACATCACGGCCACCGTTGCCGCCTGTAAAAAAGGCCTGGTAGCTGATGCAGCGACGCATCATGTGGGCAGGTTGGCGCTGGTTCCCCTGCCTCAACTGGCCCCGTTCATGCCCAAGGAGGCAATTCAAGAAAACCTGCTCACCCCAGAGTTTTTGCGCCCTCACCTTCCGCGACGGAACTTTGATTTTCACAAAGGCCAAGCAGGCCGGGTGGGCATCCTCGCTGGCTCGCGTGGGTATTATGGGGCAGCCGAATTGGCCTGCCGCGCTGCCTTGCGTGCTGGGGCTGGCCTGGTGACTTTGATTGTCAAAGAAGACGCCTACGACATCCTCGCTTGCCGCGTCCCACCTGAGGTCATGGTGAAATCCGTCCAAGATTACCGGGAGGTGCTTAACATGCGTTTTGACGCCATAGGCATCGGCCCCGGGCTGGGTTTCACCGATGAAGCTGAATACATCGAGATGATTCGTCAAACATCAGTGCGCTGCGTCGTGGATGCCGATGCCCTCACCGCACTGGCACGCCAGGAACATGAGACTCTGGATGATTGCGTTGCCTCGCATCTTTTCACGCCTCATCCCGGTGAAATGGCCAGGCTGCTGCCTAACTGCGCCAACTTCACGCGACGTGAACAGGCGGCAAGCTGGACCACCGACCATTTAGGGCATACTCTTCTTCTCAAAGGGGCCCGCACTGTCATTGCGACCCACGGGCTGGACACTCTGTATAACACCACCGGTCACCCTGGTATGGCCATAGGAGGCATGGGGGATGTGCTCACGGGCGTCTCCGCAGCCCTCATAGGCCAGGGTATCCGTACGCATTTTGCCGCAGGCCTCGCCGCCTGGCTCTGTGGCAGGGCCGCCGAGATCCACGCACGTGCGCAAGCTGCCGAAAGCACGCTACCGACGGATGTCATCCGGCACCTGGGTCAGGCCTGGGCTGAACTATAA
- a CDS encoding DUF1501 domain-containing protein: MNLEFDTQAPTSIVRRDFIKQLAAAGTAAWMTGAPQMVKGAALQHPQAKADACILLWMAGGMAAPETFDPKRYVPFEKGVEVAKMLSTFPAIDTAVDGVKICQGLENIAQVMDRATLIRSAVQPDLGSILHSRHQYHWHTGYVPPQTVACPHIGSWMAKVLGSRNAVMPSFVNIGQRLEGVGESEELKAFTTAGFFGSEYGPMNLPYPEDAATSVRPPKGMDAGRFASRDKLFRKLVDQSPQRDYMSDHQQQSLIRSMNNAYRLLSSKEREAFDITLEPKENYAKYDTGRFGRGCLLARRLVEAGVRFVEVTTEYVPFFQWDTHKDGHTTVEGLHKEMDLPIATLVRDLEERGLLDRTLIVLASEFSRDAIMEGKPGSNANDQATFKVERLEEMKHYGLHRHFTAGTSVVMFGGGVKKGFVYGETADERPLVATKNPVSVMDLHATIMTAMGISPKTEYLIEGRPFYVTEDGKGKAVADLFA, encoded by the coding sequence ATGAACCTCGAATTCGATACCCAGGCACCGACATCCATTGTTAGGCGGGATTTTATCAAGCAACTGGCAGCGGCTGGAACGGCTGCATGGATGACGGGTGCTCCACAAATGGTGAAAGGCGCTGCGTTGCAACATCCCCAAGCGAAGGCGGATGCCTGCATCCTGCTCTGGATGGCTGGTGGCATGGCCGCACCGGAGACCTTTGACCCGAAACGTTATGTGCCCTTTGAAAAGGGTGTCGAAGTGGCGAAAATGCTGAGCACCTTTCCGGCGATTGATACGGCTGTGGATGGAGTCAAAATCTGTCAAGGTCTGGAGAATATCGCCCAAGTGATGGATCGTGCCACGCTCATCCGCAGTGCGGTGCAGCCTGATTTGGGCAGCATTTTGCACAGCCGTCATCAATACCATTGGCACACAGGGTATGTCCCCCCTCAGACGGTGGCTTGCCCGCACATTGGTTCCTGGATGGCGAAGGTGCTGGGGTCGCGAAATGCGGTGATGCCTTCATTTGTAAACATCGGTCAGAGGCTGGAAGGGGTGGGTGAAAGTGAGGAACTGAAAGCCTTTACGACGGCAGGCTTTTTTGGCAGCGAATATGGGCCCATGAACCTGCCTTATCCAGAAGATGCTGCGACCTCGGTGCGGCCACCCAAAGGCATGGATGCGGGGCGCTTTGCCAGTCGGGATAAGCTGTTCCGCAAACTGGTGGATCAAAGTCCGCAGCGTGATTACATGAGTGATCACCAGCAGCAGTCATTGATCCGCAGCATGAACAATGCCTATCGTTTGTTGAGTTCGAAAGAGCGGGAGGCTTTCGACATCACTTTGGAACCCAAGGAGAACTATGCCAAATATGACACAGGTCGTTTCGGTCGCGGCTGCTTGCTGGCTCGGAGACTGGTGGAGGCCGGTGTGCGTTTCGTCGAAGTGACGACGGAATATGTGCCCTTTTTCCAATGGGATACGCACAAGGATGGCCACACCACAGTGGAAGGACTGCACAAGGAGATGGACTTACCCATCGCCACCCTGGTGCGAGATCTTGAAGAACGGGGTTTGTTAGACCGCACATTGATTGTCCTTGCTAGTGAGTTCAGTCGAGATGCCATCATGGAGGGCAAGCCTGGATCCAATGCCAATGACCAAGCGACCTTTAAGGTGGAGCGCTTGGAGGAGATGAAACATTACGGTCTGCATCGGCATTTTACCGCAGGGACCAGTGTGGTGATGTTCGGGGGTGGTGTGAAGAAAGGTTTTGTTTATGGGGAGACGGCGGATGAACGCCCCCTGGTGGCGACCAAGAATCCAGTGAGTGTGATGGATCTACACGCCACCATCATGACCGCAATGGGCATCAGTCCGAAGACGGAATACCTCATCGAAGGTCGACCTTTTTATGTGACAGAAGATGGCAAAGGGAAGGCAGTGGCGGATCTTTTTGCTTAA
- a CDS encoding alpha/beta hydrolase, translated as MRFFPIIMLLVGGFWTCSALAQTPTAPKPTLANVAYGTHEKQVLDFYQAASDQPVPLLFFIHGGGWMNGDKANPDFLAKCLESGISVVSINYRLIPDVSADKSVPPVKACLDDSARALQFVRSKAAEWKIDKTRIGGCGGSAGGFNALWLAFHPDMADAKSADPVARESTRLTCTLGFVPQTSLDPQQMRDWISNNDYGHHAFLLASYQEFVDKRGSLMPWIEKFSPYALATSDDPPVYLFYDSVPAMGKDAKDPPHSANFGVGLEEKLKKVGIPYELNYTGGPEVKHPDIFGFLLEHLK; from the coding sequence ATGAGATTCTTTCCGATTATAATGCTGCTTGTGGGAGGTTTTTGGACCTGCTCGGCTCTGGCCCAAACCCCTACCGCACCCAAGCCGACGCTGGCGAATGTCGCCTATGGCACGCATGAAAAGCAGGTGCTGGATTTCTATCAGGCGGCTTCAGACCAACCGGTGCCATTGCTGTTTTTCATCCACGGCGGTGGCTGGATGAATGGGGATAAAGCCAATCCTGACTTTCTGGCGAAATGCCTGGAATCTGGGATCTCTGTGGTGTCCATCAACTACCGCCTCATCCCAGACGTGAGTGCGGACAAAAGTGTGCCGCCGGTGAAGGCCTGTTTGGATGATTCAGCCCGCGCTCTGCAATTCGTGCGCAGCAAGGCCGCGGAATGGAAGATTGACAAAACTCGCATCGGCGGCTGCGGTGGTTCGGCAGGCGGATTCAATGCTCTTTGGCTGGCTTTTCACCCGGACATGGCCGATGCCAAAAGTGCAGACCCTGTGGCCCGTGAATCTACCCGGCTGACCTGCACGTTAGGCTTTGTCCCCCAGACATCCCTGGACCCGCAGCAGATGCGTGATTGGATTTCTAACAATGATTATGGTCACCACGCTTTTCTATTGGCCAGCTACCAGGAGTTTGTGGATAAGCGCGGGTCGCTGATGCCCTGGATTGAAAAGTTTTCGCCCTATGCTCTGGCGACCTCGGATGACCCCCCCGTATATCTGTTTTATGACTCGGTACCTGCCATGGGCAAGGATGCCAAAGACCCGCCACACTCCGCCAATTTCGGGGTGGGGCTGGAAGAGAAACTGAAGAAGGTGGGCATTCCTTATGAATTGAATTATACCGGAGGTCCAGAGGTGAAACACCCGGACATCTTTGGCTTTTTGTTGGAGCATTTGAAGTGA
- a CDS encoding N-acetylmuramoyl-L-alanine amidase family protein codes for MNFTSFRSQVLWLVLFASMFLSPLAQAFDTVILDAGHGDHDRGAAIGYVYEKHLALDTARRVEQLLRKEGIKVIMTRSRDVFIPLQDRSAAGNRYGNAIFVSVHYNYNRGGSGSGVETFYHFSRGYTLAAYIQAYLVQRTRMTNRGVKHASFHVIRKTERNPAVLVECGFVSNPTERARMMTGEFRARIAEGIAQGIVAYKRAK; via the coding sequence ATGAACTTCACCTCTTTCCGGTCTCAGGTCCTCTGGCTCGTGCTTTTCGCCAGCATGTTCCTCAGCCCCTTGGCTCAGGCCTTTGACACCGTGATCCTGGATGCAGGACATGGAGACCATGACCGGGGTGCTGCCATTGGTTACGTTTATGAAAAGCACCTCGCCCTGGATACTGCCCGACGTGTGGAGCAGCTTTTGCGTAAAGAGGGCATCAAGGTCATCATGACCCGCAGCCGCGATGTGTTCATCCCCCTGCAAGACCGCTCCGCCGCAGGCAACCGCTATGGCAATGCCATCTTTGTCAGCGTCCACTATAACTACAACCGTGGCGGCAGCGGCAGCGGAGTCGAGACCTTCTATCACTTTTCCCGGGGCTACACTCTGGCTGCCTACATCCAGGCTTACTTGGTCCAGCGCACCCGCATGACCAACCGTGGGGTCAAGCACGCCAGCTTCCATGTCATCCGGAAAACAGAGCGCAACCCCGCCGTGCTGGTGGAGTGTGGTTTCGTCAGCAATCCCACGGAACGAGCCCGTATGATGACGGGTGAATTCCGCGCCCGCATCGCCGAAGGCATCGCCCAGGGCATTGTGGCTTACAAACGTGCCAAATAA
- a CDS encoding FmdB family zinc ribbon protein, translating to MECESDDVFSGSFCKIEVVLFPPISLLSPQIMPIYEFYCPENNTVYQFLARSLAYGDKVPTCPDNPAFKLQKQVSRFAIIGKAKENLEGDPFAGLDEEKMDALMLEMEGEMGAMNEDNPDPRQLGHLMRKMTDLMGDKTPPELREMVKRLEAGEDPEKLDSEFGGLGEAGDVDLFATVKKMVQGGRAPIRNPKLYEMREWVGHE from the coding sequence ATGGAATGCGAATCTGATGATGTATTCAGTGGATCTTTTTGCAAAATCGAGGTGGTGCTCTTCCCGCCTATCTCGCTACTTTCTCCCCAGATCATGCCCATTTACGAGTTTTACTGCCCCGAGAACAACACGGTTTACCAGTTCCTCGCGCGGAGCCTTGCCTATGGAGACAAAGTGCCGACCTGCCCGGACAACCCTGCGTTTAAACTGCAAAAACAGGTTTCGCGTTTTGCGATCATTGGCAAGGCCAAGGAAAATCTGGAGGGGGACCCCTTTGCTGGATTGGATGAGGAAAAGATGGATGCTCTGATGCTCGAGATGGAAGGCGAGATGGGGGCGATGAATGAAGACAATCCCGATCCTAGGCAATTGGGCCATCTGATGCGGAAAATGACCGATTTGATGGGGGACAAAACACCTCCAGAGTTACGCGAGATGGTGAAGCGTCTGGAGGCAGGAGAAGATCCAGAAAAGCTGGATTCTGAATTTGGCGGGCTGGGAGAAGCGGGAGATGTGGACCTTTTTGCGACCGTTAAAAAGATGGTTCAGGGGGGGCGCGCACCCATTCGAAATCCCAAACTCTACGAAATGAGAGAGTGGGTGGGGCATGAGTAG